A DNA window from Solanum lycopersicum chromosome 3, SLM_r2.1 contains the following coding sequences:
- the LOC101261608 gene encoding protein argonaute 4B-like — MVSKELFPYLPPPPKEIPSGVVPIKAEPGKGCGSVSERLMPNFNQMNRPRPGVKGKKIHLLTNYFRVYFQGGISQLYSYNVNVLYENGDPVTGSNLIRKVIHKLWEIYSSELGEQVFASDGQQSLFTTSLLPQKKLDFTVVLDAATSKRCKTDGNLSGDGELSEGDQKRQKIISRFKTFRIQINFVSIISFKTMADGKHGVKSRNNEVLIALDTILQHSNAKRNSLLLRQSYFPNEMKNFMDLTGGILGCRGFHSSFQSVQGGLYFNLDTSTTTLIQPGPLVNFLMANQNVETPFKIDWTKAKILKNLRIKLLHSNREHKITGLSNRTCKEEKFLLRSRGSNNQNDNGQTVEITVYEYFVRRCGIELGYSSNLPCINVGSQHKPQFIPVELCSLVPLQRFKKELSLHQRSLLVNNSSQKPIELMKHLNEELKANDYNTDPMLRACGISINKSYTEVEGRVLFPPQLRVGNKEYLASRFSRWSFNGKKFADPKSIEFWAVVNFSTGHDIRAFCIEMAKLGAMRGMHIHPPSFVFEENAKHKKKPGSVRVNKMFEQIIPKFRKDPPRFLLCFLPAKFSNLYGPWKKKCLMTFGIRNQCIAKNKVDETYLDNVMLKINAKLGGLNSMLSAEVSQTIPLVSKVPTMILAMGLTHAPSSRSDLPSIAAVVGSRQWPMISYYRASTCIQPPKTETIHSLFRPVSDREDTGMIRELLMDFHASSGNRKPEQIIIFRQGLGESQFKHVFSEMEEIIKACKFLDETWSPKFTLIVAQRRHHTKLFQANSSDNIPPGTVVDTKICHALYNNNFYICAHAARVGTSRPIHYFVLLDEIGFSSDTVQELVHCLCYVSQRCTSAISEVAPIRYARLVSAQMLEIMKTEGPELPMLHKNVRDTMFFC, encoded by the exons ATGGTGTCTAAGGAGTTATTCCCATATTTGCCACCACCTCCGAAAGAAATTCCCTCAGGTGTGGTTCCTATAAAAGCTGAACCAGGGAAAGGTTGCGGATCAGTTAGTGAGAGATTGATGCCAAACTTTAATCAGATGAACAGACCTCGTCCGGGGGTCAAGGGAAAGAAGATACATCTGCTGACAAATTATTTTAGAGTATACTTTCAAGGTGGCATAAGCCAACTATATTCATACAAT GTTAATGTCCTATATGAAAATGGGGACCCTGTAACTGGAAGCAACTTAATTAGAAAAGTGATTCATAAACTCTGGGAGATATACAGCTCTGAGTTAGGAGAGCAAGTATTTGCTTCTGATGGGCAACAGAGCTTGTTCACAACTAGTCTTTTACCACAGAAGAAGCTAGATTTCACAGTTGTACTTGATGCTGCAACATCAAAAAG GTGCAAGACGGATGGCAACCTTAGTGGCGATGGAGAATTAAGTGAGGGTGATCAAAAGAGGCAGAAGATTATATCCCGATTCAAAACTTTCAGAATACAGATAAACTTTGTTTCCATCATCTCCTTTAAGACAATGGCTGATGGAAAGCATGgagtaaaatcaagaaacaatgaagttctGATAGCATTAGACACCATTTTGCAACACTCTAATGCAAAAAG GAACAGCCTTCTGCTCCGCCAATCGTACTTCCCCAACGAGATGAAGAACTTCATGGACTTGACTGGTGGTATCCTTGGATGCCGAGGTTTTCATTCGAGTTTCCAATCTGTTCAAGGTGGATTGTATTTCAACCTTG ATACATCTACTACAACACTTATACAGCCAGGTCCACTAGTTAACTTTTTGATGGCCAACCAAAATGTGGAAACTCCCTTCAAAATCGACTGGACTAAG gcaaaaatcttgaaaaatctCAGAATTAAGCTATTACACTCCAATAGAGAACACAAAATCACTGGACTTAGCAACAGGACATGTAAAGAGGAGAA GTTTCTTCTGCGGTCGAGGGGATCCAATAATCAAAATGACAATGGCCAGACTGTTGAGATAACTgtttatgaatattttgttAGGAGATGTGGAATAGAACTCGGTTATTCATCAAACTTGCCATGCATCAATGTGGGGAGCCAGCACAAACCCCAGTTCATTCCTGTTGAG CTCTGTTCGTTGGTTCCCTTACAACGATTCAAAAAGGAATTATCCTTACATCAAAGATCCTTATTAGTGAACAACTCGAGCCAAAAGCCGATAGAGCTCATGAAGCATTTAAATGAG GAACTTAAAGCCAACGACTATAACACAGACCCTATGCTGCGCGCTTGTGGAATCTCAATTAATAAATCTTATACTGAAGTAGAGGGAAGAGTTCTATTTCCTCCACAG TTGAGAGTGGGAAACAAGGAATATCTTGCTTCAAGATTTTCGCGCTGGAGCTTTAACGGCAAG AAGTTTGCAGATCCAAAAAGCATTGAATTTTGGGCTGTGGTGAACTTCTCTACTGGTCATGACATACGTGCTTTCTGCATTGAAATGGCGAAATTGGGTGCAATGAGAGGAATG CACATTCATCCACCATCATTTGTTTTCGAAGAGAATGCTAAGCATAAAAAGAAACCGGGATCTGTTCGAGTGAACAAGATGTTTGAACAAATAATTCCAAAATTTCGCAAGGATCCTCCTCGATTCCTTCTTTGCTTTCTTCCTGCAAAGTTTTCTAATTTATATG GTCCATGGAAGAAAAAGTGTCTTATGACCTTCGGAATTCGTAACCAGTGCATTGCAAAGAACAAAGTTGATGAAACTTATCTTGATAATGTTATGttaaaaattaatgcaaaa CTTGGTGGTCTGAATTCTATGTTATCAGCAGAAGTTTCACAGACTATCCCCTTAGTTTCTAAAGTTCCCACAATGATCTTAGCAATGGGTCTTACGCATGCCCCTTCTTCACGGTCAGATTTACCCTCCATTGCTGCA GTGGTCGGTTCTAGACAGTGGCCGATGATTTCTTACTATAGAGCATCTACTTGTATCCAACCACCAAAGACCGAAACTATACATTCTCTCTTTAGACCAGTTTCAGATAGGGAGGACACAGGCATGATCAG GGAGCTCCTAATGGATTTTCATGCAAGTTCAGGGAATAGGAAGCCTGAACAGATTATTATATTCAG ACAAGGTTTAGGTGAATCTCAATTCAAGCATGTCTTTAGCGAAATGGAGGAAATTATTAAG GCCTGTAAGTTCCTGGATGAGACTTGGTCTCCTAAGTTCACTCTTATTGTTGCACAAAGAAGACATCACACAAAGTTGTTCCAAGCTAATTCCAGTGACAATATTCCTCCTG GAACAGTCGTTGATACTAAAATTTGTCATGCGCTGTATAATAACAACTTCTACATATGTGCACATGCGGCAAGAGTT GGGACTAGCAGGCCAATTCACTACTTTGTTCTGTTGGATGAAATAGGTTTCTCATCTGATACTGTGCAGGAACTAGTCCATTGTTTATGTTACGT GTCTCAGAGATGCACCAGTGCTATATCTGAAG TGGCTCCAATTCGTTATGCTCGTTTGGTTTCAGCTCAGATGTTAGAAATTATGAAGACTGAGGGGCCTGAACTGCCAATGTTGCACAAAAATGTGCGCGATACAATGTTTTTCTGCTGA
- the LOC101252676 gene encoding uncharacterized protein, producing the protein MGGVTSSMAAKLAFFPPNPPSYRVVTDQLTGLLLLDTFPHRENVDVLKLPTRRGNEILAIYIRYPMATTTLLYSHGNAADIGQMYELFIQLSIHLKVNLMGYDYSGYGQSSGKPSEQNTYADIEAAYKCLEESYGAKQEDIILYGQSVGSGPTADLAARLPRLRAVILHSPILSGLRVMYPVKRTYWFDIYKNIDKIPLVKCPVLIIHGTSDEVVDCSHGKQLWELCQEKYEPLWLKGGTHCDLELYPEYIRHLKKFVSTVEKPPSQRNLSRKSVDRPEQSRKSTDCYEIPRKSTDRREKPRKSTDKPEKLKNYDYKYANDDKISKLRMSFDQVERSRRSVEFFEKPRRSIDQQMEKARKSVDWLDRIRAG; encoded by the exons ATGGGTGGGGTAACCTCCTCCATGGCGGCCAAGTTGGCTTTCTTCCCACCTAATCCGCCTTCATACAGGGTGGTTACTGATCAACTTACTGGTTTGTTGCTGCTTGATACTTTTCCTCACCGGGAAAATGTTGACGTTTTGAAGCTTCCTACTCGAAGGGGAAACGAGATCCTCGCAATTTATATTCGGTACCCTATGGCTACTACCACTTTACTTTACTCACACGGAAACGCTGCTGATATTGGACAGATGTATGAGCTTTTTATTCAGCTTAGCATCCATCTGAAAGTCAATCTCATGGG GTATGACTACTCTGGCTATGGACAGTCATCTGGCAAG CCAAGTGAGCAGAACACTTACGCAGATATTGAAGCTGCATACAAGTGTCTTGAAGAGAGTTATGGTGCAAAGCAGGAAGATATAATCCTTTATGGACAATCTGTTGGAAGCGGTCCCACCGCGGACCTTGCTGCTCGTTTGCCTCGACTTAGAGCAGTTATTTTGCATAGTCCAATCCTGTCAGGCTTAAGGGTCATGTATCCTGTCAAACGCACATATTGGTTTGACATTTATAAG AACATTGACAAGATCCCATTGGTTAAATGCCCTGTCCTGATCATTCAT GGCACTTCTGATGAAGTTGTTGACTGCTCCCATGGGAAACAGCTATGGGAGTTATGCCAGGAAAAATATGAACCATTATGGCTCAAAGGGGGAACACATTGCGACTTAGAACTATACCCCGAATACATTAGACATCTGAAGAAGTTTGTATCTACAGTTGAAAAACCACCTTCTCAGAGAAACTTATCAAGAAAAAGCGTTGACAGGCCTGAACAATCACGGAAGAGTACAGACTGTTATGAAATTCCAAGAAAAAGCACTGATCGTAGGGAGAAACCAAGAAAAAGCACTGATAAGCCGGAAAAGTTGAAAAACTATGACTACAAGTATGCTAATGATGATAAAATTTCGAAGTTAAGGATGTCTTTTGACCAAGTAGAGAGGTCTAGGAGGAGCGTGGAATTCTTTGAGAAGCCTCGAAGAAGCATCGACCAGCAAATGGAAAAAGCGCGAAAAAGTGTGGACTGGCTAGATAGAATAAGAGCTGGttga
- the LOC101252378 gene encoding protein MHF2 homolog, with amino-acid sequence MEKENTFDPDLVHEIFKLVWKRKAAERGKNELSENIDNEVGASSSKRIRPTFANANALKLSSELLRVFIAEAIQRAATIAEAEGSVKIEATHLERILPQLLLDF; translated from the exons ATGGAGAAGGAGAACACCTTTGATCCT GATTTGGTTCACGAAATTTTCAAGCTTGTTTGGAAAAGAAAAGCTGCAG AACGAGGGAAAAATGAATTATCTGAGAATATAGACAATGAG GTTGGGGCTAGCTCATCAAAGAGAATTCGACCTACTTTTG CCAATGCAAATGCACTGAAGCTGAGCTCTGAACTCCTCCGAGTCTTTATAGCAG AAGCTATACAACGTGCTGCTACTATTGCTGAAGCTGAGGGCAGTGTCAAAATCGAAGCAACTCATCTAGAGAGGATACTTCCTCAGTTACTTTTAGATTTTTAA